The Paraburkholderia fungorum genome window below encodes:
- a CDS encoding RidA family protein, producing MARIEAKLAAMGLVLPQPLQMPASVRMSLPFAWVRVSGKRAFVSGHVPLCPDGTIAQPLGRVGAEVSPDEGYSAARLVALAQLASLQRALGDLDRITAWLRVFAMINVAPGFDQTPRIANGFSDLIVELFGTDVGTHARSAVGMVLPLGVPVECEAEVEID from the coding sequence ATGGCTAGAATCGAAGCGAAGTTGGCGGCAATGGGTTTGGTCCTGCCGCAGCCACTACAGATGCCGGCATCGGTGCGTATGTCACTGCCTTTTGCGTGGGTACGGGTGAGTGGGAAGCGTGCGTTTGTTTCAGGGCATGTGCCGTTATGTCCAGATGGGACCATAGCGCAGCCCCTTGGTAGAGTCGGCGCCGAAGTCTCTCCAGATGAAGGTTATTCAGCTGCGCGACTAGTGGCGCTTGCCCAACTGGCAAGTCTCCAGAGAGCATTAGGTGACCTGGATCGTATTACAGCGTGGCTGCGCGTTTTCGCGATGATCAATGTCGCACCGGGTTTCGACCAGACGCCGCGAATCGCGAATGGCTTCTCCGATCTCATTGTTGAGCTATTCGGCACCGACGTCGGGACGCACGCTCGCTCCGCAGTCGGCATGGTGTTGCCTCTGGGCGTTCCTGTTGAATGCGAGGCGGAGGTTGAGATCGACTGA